Proteins encoded by one window of bacterium:
- a CDS encoding 6-phosphofructokinase — translation MAAVKTNKGTIGILTGGGDVPGLNPAIRALTVRAIREGYRVLGIRRGWAGLIELKRDKGADNSECVIELTENIVNKVGRTGGTFLHTSRTRPSHVPKANVPEHLLDAYGAETNDLTAEVLQNLAWLGINHLVPIGGDDTLSYGVRLHKEGVRVLAIPKTMDNDVPGTDYCIGFSTCVTRTIELTHALRTSAGSHERFLVLEVFGRYAGYTALLPTMAGAANRCVIPEHVFDIERLCELMTADRFSNPSKYSVALVSEGARFQGMEEMAYENHEQDMFGHKKLGGVGDLVSSKLKELSVKYNQGRRINVINQRLGYLVRCGDPDATDSIVPMAFGNLAMDLILDGNDGRLICVRNGRYDHVPIGVVTSTKKLVDVAKFYSTDRLRPVYERFEAKPLMIMTGDY, via the coding sequence ATGGCGGCGGTGAAGACGAACAAGGGGACGATCGGCATCCTGACGGGGGGCGGCGACGTGCCGGGACTCAACCCGGCCATCCGCGCCCTCACCGTGCGGGCCATCCGCGAGGGCTACCGCGTGCTGGGCATCCGCCGTGGCTGGGCGGGCCTGATCGAGCTGAAGCGCGACAAGGGCGCCGACAACAGCGAGTGCGTCATCGAGCTGACCGAGAACATCGTCAACAAGGTGGGGCGCACGGGCGGCACCTTCCTCCATACCTCGCGCACGCGGCCCAGCCACGTGCCGAAGGCCAACGTGCCCGAGCACCTGCTGGACGCCTACGGCGCCGAGACCAACGACCTGACCGCGGAAGTGCTTCAGAATCTGGCCTGGCTGGGGATCAACCACCTGGTGCCCATCGGCGGCGACGACACCCTCTCCTACGGCGTGCGCCTGCACAAAGAGGGCGTCAGGGTCCTGGCCATCCCCAAGACGATGGACAACGACGTGCCGGGCACGGACTACTGCATCGGATTTTCCACCTGCGTGACGCGCACCATCGAGCTGACCCACGCCCTGCGCACCAGCGCCGGCAGCCACGAGCGCTTCCTGGTGCTGGAGGTCTTCGGCCGCTACGCCGGGTACACGGCCCTGCTTCCCACCATGGCGGGAGCGGCCAACCGCTGCGTCATCCCCGAGCATGTCTTCGACATCGAACGCCTCTGCGAGCTGATGACGGCGGACCGCTTCTCCAACCCCTCCAAGTACAGCGTGGCGCTGGTGAGCGAGGGGGCGCGCTTCCAGGGCATGGAGGAGATGGCCTACGAGAACCACGAGCAGGACATGTTCGGGCACAAGAAGCTGGGCGGCGTCGGCGACCTGGTCAGCAGCAAGCTGAAGGAGTTGTCGGTGAAGTACAACCAGGGCCGCCGCATCAACGTGATCAACCAGCGCCTGGGCTACCTGGTGCGCTGCGGCGACCCCGACGCCACCGACTCCATCGTGCCCATGGCCTTCGGCAACCTGGCCATGGACCTCATCCTGGACGGCAACGACGGGCGCCTCATCTGCGTGCGCAACGGCCGCTACGACCACGTGCCCATCGGTGTGGTGACCAGCACCAAGAAGCTGGTGGACGTGGCCAAGTTCTACTCGACGGACCGCCTGCGGCCGGTCTACGAGCGCTTCGAGGCCAAGCCGCTCATGATCATGACCGGCGACTACTGA